The genomic DNA TTCCGGACGGTTATCGGTGTCGATGTCGGCCAACAGATGGACGACGGCGTTCCGGATGGCGGCCAGGACGTGCGGGGCCGCCCCCATCCGCACCCGGCAGCGGTCCTCGCCCAGGGTCTCATCCCGGACCCAATGCCATCCGTTCTCGATTGGCCTGTCACACTGACCTCCAAGTTACAAGTTGTGCGGGGTCCGGTCATCGACACCGTGACGATGACCGGACCCCGCCAAGCCATTACGCACGTACCGTCGGCACGCGCAACGCCGCCAGCCGATCCCGATTGGCCCAGACCCGCGGGCATTCCTTGAGCGCACGCAACCGGTCGACCTCCGTGCCACCCGCCCACACGGCCCACGGGCCGCCCCGCCCGCCGACTTGGCGGGCATGCAACCATCCCTTCGTCCGCCACCCGTGCAAGGTGTACGGCGACACGCCCAGGTGGCGAGCCAACTCGTGCAACCACCACTCGCCTTCTGTCAGCGGACCTGCCTCGTCGGGGACTCGCGACACCCGCGGCCGCACCCCCAGATCGTCCACTAACCGCCGCACCATTCCGGCCGTAAACCCGGTCGCCCGTTTCGGGGGTCGGAACCCGGCCTCCTGGAGAATGGTGGCGATCTCGGCCGGCGTCCGATTCTGTTCGTGGAGCGCGATCAACCGGGCGGACAACTGCGGCCAATCCCGCTGTTGCCGGTATCCTTGCACCGGGCGGTGGACCGTCTGCTGCTGGACGGCCCCACCGGACCACTCGACGCGAATCGCGGCCCGGTCGCCGGTCGGGTCGACCGTCACCACGACCGTGTCGATCAGGAGTCGAACGATCTGCCGCCGGTCCGCCGGTGTCGTGGTCGACGCCCGCCACACCGCCGGCACATGTTCGGCCAACTGCCGGACGCGGTCCCGGTCGGCCTCCCCCAGGACGCGCGGTTGGGTTCGGCGGACGCGATCGAACTCCGCTTCCAGCCGCGCGACCTCCCGGAGTAACTCGTCCCACCGCTGCTCCAGGGTGCGGGCCACCAGCCGGTTCTCCGGCTCACAGGCGTGGTACTGGCGTCCCGCCCGATCCGCCTCGTACCGCGCCCGCTCGATCCGTTGCTCCCAGTGCCGGACCAGTTGCCGGCGTTGCTCCTCGACGGCGGCCGCGGCCGTCAGACTCGCATCCAGGGCGGCCGGTTGCAACGCCGACAGCACCTGCTCGGCCACCCACGTCTCGATGTCCGCGGCCGGAGTCGATTGGCACAGGGGCAGCCCGTAGTCGGACCGCAGGGTGCTGCACACGTACGACGGTCGCCCCGTCCGGGTATACCGGACGTACATTCGCTTGCCGCACCGCCCGCACCGTACCACCCCGGCCAGGAGGGCGGTCCCGTTCCGAATCGCCCCGGGCGACCCCGCCCGCGATCGGTTCGCCGCGAGCCGCAGTTGGTTCGCCTCGAACCGCTCCCAACTGATGTACGCCGGGAATCGATCCCTGAGGAACACGAGGCACTCATCCGCCGCCAGGCCGGAGTTCCGACCACTCTTGGGATGTCCCGCCGTCTGCCTCCGCGGGTCGGTCGGCCGGTGCCCGTACCGGTACGCCCCCGCGTAGATCGGGTGGCGGAGGATCTGGCGGATCGTCTCCCGGCCCGGTGGCCGCCATTGCAACGGTCCGCCGCTCCCGCCGGCGGTCGAGCGCACCGGGAGTCGGATCCCGTGGGCGATCAGGTGGCGAAGGATTCCGTGGACGGTGCCCTGCCGGTCGAACTCGTCAAAGATCAACCGGACGACGCCCTGGGCCTGCTCGTCGGGATCGAGGGTGACCTGCCCGGACGGGTGCTTGAGGTAACCGACCGGGACGGACACGATCAACTCACCCCGGCGGGCTTTATTCAACTTCCCCTGGTGCATCCGCTGTTTGAGGACGTGCAGTTCGGCCTCATTCATCATCCCGTGCAACCCGAGCAGGAGGCGATCCGAATGGTCGGTCGGATCGAACACGCCGTCGGCGTCGGCCAGCAGAACGCGGAACCGGGCGCACAACTCCAGCAGTTGGTGCCCGTCCTTGCACGACCGGGCCCGTCGACTCATCTCGAGCCCGAGGATCAGGCCGATGCGATCGAGGGCGACCTCGGCCAACAAGCGCTGGAACCCCGGCCGCCCCTCGATCGACTGGCCGCTCTTGCCCAGGTCGTCGTCGATGACGGTCACCCGCTCACGGGTCCAACCGAGCGCGCTCGCACGATCGGTGAGGGCATACTGTCGGGCCGTCGATTCCTGGTGGTCGGCGACCTGTTGCGGGGTGGATTGCCGGACGTAGACGATCGCCCCGCGGTCGAGGTGCCACGGTCGGACCTTGGGGGAAGGCGAGAGATCACGCGGGGTGGCGGTCATGACGCGCCTCCCGTAGTGGGGGCACATCGGTCAGAATTGGCCGGGCGAGTAGGTCGGCGAGGAGTCGCTGGAGTTGCCGCCGGCGCTCGGGCGGGAGTTGCGCCCAGATCGCCGCCGGAGGGGCTAGCGACGGGGGGACCGAGGACGGGGTCGTTGTCGGACATGGGGTGCCTCCGTGGCCGGGGCGCTGGTCGCACCACGCGGCCAGCGCCAGAAGGGCCTCGAGTGCGATCGTAACCGGTCCCCCCGACCTCGCACAAGTTGTTGCTTCGCCAGTCGTCTGGCTGGGGGTTCTCGATCTGCCAGTGATCCCGGAGGATGGACAGACGTGTCGCCGCATTCGCCTGTTGGATCGACAGACTGGTGATCCCGTACACGACCTCGATCGTCTTCTTCCCTTTAACCGTCCGCTCGCGGGTGACGCGGAACCCTTGCTTGGCCCCCTTCCACTTCCCCTCGGCGGTCAGAATTGTCGTCGTGTGGAGGGTTCGCTTCTCGATCCGTCCGTGTCCCTTGTCGACCGACGTGGCGACCCGCTCGGGGTCGGGTGCCGTCGGCAGGTCCTCAGGGGGAAGTGGCCGCCGCGATCGATCGGGCGGCGGTCTCGAAGGCGAATCCGGCTTGGATATCGGTGACCAAGGCCGGTTGGTTGTCCTTGGCCACGAGGACGTAGTCGCCCCCGGAATCGATCACCTGGGTGGCCAGATCCCGCTGACAGAACATGGCGTCCCCGGTGACCACTTTGCCCCGCACGGGGAGGATGCCGAGGAGTTCGAGGGCGGCCTTGTGTTCGTTCGTCTTGGCATCGACCCGGGCCTGGGCGAGGACGGCCTGGACGGCCGGCGCGTAAGCGGCCACCAGGTGGTGGCCGGGCACGTCCCCCTGGCGGCTGCCCCGCAACGTCTTGCCGTCGATCGCGATGTGCTCGAACGCGTGGGGGTCGCAACGGCCGGTCACCCACCGGGACAGGGCCGCTTCGCGGTTCTGGGGGTCGAATCGGCGGAGGGTCCGGGAGAGGGTCGAGACGGTCGGCGTTTTGCCCCGCCGGAAGCCCAGGGCGTGAGCCAGCGGAGCCCCGTGCTGTCGTCCGAACCGGGAGATCCCGGCCAAGCTCTTGCGGCCGCTCAGCATGGCCAGAGCGACCAGTCCCATGACCGCGGGGAGGGGATGAATGCGACCGTGGCGGCTGCGGGGATCGGGGAGGGTGGCGAGGGCCTCGTACAGCGTACACGGGGGCATGGGCAGCTCCTGGGAATCGGAAGGTGCCCCGTTTACCCAGCCCAGGTCGATTCAACAAGATGAAACAAGGAAAGACCCTGGCCCGAATAGCGAATCGCCGGCGCACCCGTGTTGACAAATTCGCCCCGTTTGTTAATCTCACCTTACTGAAACGGGCTGTAGCTCAGCTTGGTAGAGCGCTTGGTTCGGGACCAAGAGGTCGCAGGTTCAAATCCTGTCAGCCCGACTTAGTTCGAAGTCCTTTGCCGAACACGTCTTAAGTGTACCTCCCGGTGGTCGGGAGTGCGGCTCGAAACCTCGATGCGACACGGTACATGTACCGTTTTCGCTCGCGATTTGGAGCTACACTCATGCCGATGGCACCTTCCAAGCAGCCCGCTTACCGACTCCACAAGGCCCGAAACTGTGCGGTGGTCACCCTCAACGGGAAAAACCACTACCTCGGCCCCTGGCAGTCCCCCGAGAGCCACGAAAAGTACGCCCGCATCATCGCCGAATGGCGGCGGACCAACGGCGTACTGCCCGAGGCCTCGCCCGCCGTCCTCACCATCAACGAACTCGTTCTCGCGTACTTCCGCCACGCCCAGGCCCGCTACGTCAAACATGGCGAGGCCACCAGTGAGGTCGCCTGCATCCGCCAGGCCCTCCGTCCCCTCCGCCGGCTCCACGGCTCCACCCCGGTTGCTGACTTCGGACCGAGGGCCCTCAAGGATGTCCGCCAGGCAATGATCGACTCCGGGAGGGCCCGCAAGTCGATCAACAAGGACGTCAGCCGCATCAAGCGGATGTTCCGGTGGGGCGTCGAGGAGGAAATCCTGCCCGGCTCCGCTCACGAGCGGCTGCGAAGGGCCAGACGGCCGCCCGCGAGACCGGAAAAGTACCGCCTGTACCGGAGGCTGATGTCGCGGCGGTACTTCCACACCTCCCGCCGCCAGTCGCAGCGATGGTCCGACTTCAACTCCTCACAGGCACCCGGCCCCAGGAAGTCATGGGGATCAAACCGTCCCTGGTCCAGGACCGGGGCGACGGAATTTGGCTGTACACCCCCTCGGTCCACAAGACCGAGCACTTCGACCGCGACAAGGTGATCGTGCTCGGCCCGCAGGCCCAGGAGGTACTCCGTCCATGGCTCGACCGCGACCCGGAGAGTTACTGCTTCGTACCGGCGGAGTCGGTTTTGTGGATGCGGGAACGAAGGCGAAAGCCGGGAAACCGCAAGGCCCCGAAACTGCCCACGGGGTTGAACCCACGGTACACCCGTCACAGCTACAGGCTGGCAGTGCAGCGAGCGTGCGAGAAGGCCGGTGTTCCGGTCTGGTCCCCGAACCAGCTTCGGCACACTCGGGCCACCCAGATCCGGGCCGCTTTCGGGTCGATTGAGGCCGCCCGGGCTGTCCTCGGTCACACCGACACGCGGGTCACCGAGATCTACGCCGAGCGGGACCTCGGGCTGGCAGCCAAGATCATGAAGGAAATCGGATAGATTTTGAACGCATGTTCACTGCCGACTCCTCGCACGGAGTTGTGGGTCACCATCATGACGAACAACTCCGTGTCTGCGTTTCCCCGATTCGTTCTGCGGTTGGGTGTACTCGTGAACATCGAACTGGGTCCATGCTCGGCAGAGCGTCCCAGGCAGACCTCATCCAGTCTCGCGGCGGCCCGACTCGAGTTCGGCACATAATGACCGCAACCGGGTGACGAACGCCTCGGCTTCCCCGAGCAAGCTTCGGGCCGAACAGAGCAGGTCGTGGACGGCTGGACTAGCCGGGGCACCTGCCGGGACAGGCTGCGGCTCGATGCCGCTGAACCGGAAACCGCCCGGCACACGGTAGGCCTGGTCGGCCTTGTCGAAGAAGATCGGAATGCCGGCGACAGTCAACACCTCGACATCCCGGTAGACGGTCCTGACAGAGCACTCCAGTTCGCGAGCCAGGTCGTCCGGGCCCCACCGCCCGTTCCCCATCACGAGACGAGCGATCCGGATCAGTCGTGCGAACTTCGCACACTGACGGCTGCGGCGGTCGGCGTCTCGTCGCTGCTTGGCCATCCAGCGGGGTTCCCGAACATGAAGTGTTCGGGTCATCATTGCCTGGCTGGATGACAGCTTTGGGGTCAGTGATCCCGAGTGACCCACACTGGTCACCGGCCCCGGTCAACATCGGGGAATGCGACGCGACCCAAGCCTGAAGCGGCTGATCCCCCTGACCCCGCTGCGGCACTTTTACGACCGGTTGCGGGACTTCTGTAGCGACTCCTTCCACCGGGAAGCCGCCCGTGAGTGCTTGCGACGGCCTGACCGGCTCCAGGAACTGGTGGCAGAGAGCGTCAGCCACTTCGGGCTATACGACAACCGGGAGGAATCGTTCCGGCCCGTTTCAGGCGGTTTGACAGCGGCCCGCTCCGGAAGTCCCGACATGGCGAACAGACTCCTGGCTTCCATCGCCTGCGGAGCCACGACTGTACTGTCACAGCCGGACCTGGAATTCGACTTCGTGGACTATGAAGTGAGCCCGATCCGCACCACAAAGTCCGAGTTTGAAAATGGTCGGCAGGCCAGGAATACTGGCGGGATCGACGCCCTCCTGGCGAACCGAGTGGACCGGCTCCCCGCTGTCGGGGAGTTGAAGGCCAACACCGACCGCAACCCCTTCCTCGGGTTCATCCAGTCCTTGACATATGCCGTGGAACTCTCGACCCCGGCCCAGCGTGCTCGACTCGATCGCTCGTACCCTGGCCGGTTCGCCTGGCCCGACACCGGCCCTGTGATCGACATCTGTCTGCTACTCATCCGTTACCCGGACGACAGGCCGCACTCTGAGTTCCTGGATCTGGTCCGGCAGATCGTCGAGAAACTCGCTGTCCCCGGCTCCCCGTTCACCTCGATTGTTCGACGTGTGACCTGCTTTCACACCAACATGGACACGGTCGACCGGGCGGAGTTTCGAGTGGCCTTCACACTTCCCGCCGGGATCACGCCACCCAGGCTCTGAGTTTTGCATGGCGGTAGCGACCCGACTTGCCCGCGATGTCGTGCCCGGCGATGACAGCCTTGCGACCGAGGTAGTCGGGGTTGAGCATCGGGGAACCGGATTCGTTCACCGTCATCCGCTGTCGTTCTTCGTCGGTCCAGTTGCTTACCCAGGCGATGGGTCGGGTATTCCCGCCTGGATCGGCGACCGAGAATTCGACGGCACCAACCAGGTGAGCGTTCCCACGACCGGCAGAGCCGAGTTTGAACCCACTCACGACGGCCTCGATTTCGAGTCCACGCTTTCGCTTGAGCCAGTGGCGAACACGGCGACCCGGCTCATAACGTCCGTCAAGCCGCTTCCACACACTGCCTTCCTTACCCTCCGCAAGCATCAACTCGTGGGCCAGGGCCTTCTCCGCCAGGTGCGTTTCAGCCAGGGACACATGGCGGTTGTTCGTCCGCAGAAACGCTTCTTCCAGGACCGTCAACCGATCGCGGAGGGACCGGGATGTCATGTCTCTCCCCTGGAACCTCAGCACGTCGAAGGCCACGAACCGGAGATGACACTGGTGTCGTTCCTGGATCGCGGACGCATTTTCGGGGCTGGTGGCGAGGATGGCCACCGCTGCCTGCAAGGCGTGCGTCGTGGTCGTGTCTCCCGTGTCGATGGCAGCCGCCGGGCAGAAGAGTTCGCCATCCAGAACGGTGCCGATCAAGTCGTCGAACCCGGTCGTCAGGTGCGGCAAGTTCGACTGAAATTCACCCAGTCGGAAGTTCACTTCGGAGACCGTTCGTCCTGTCAGCCGCACACCCGTTTCCGTGATGTGGAGCAGACATCGGACACCGTCGTGCTTCTCCTGCAAGCACCAACCCGAGTTGTCTGGCTCGATGGCAGCGGCCTCGGCATCGGTGAGGTCGTTCCAGTCTCCCAGAAGCATCGGTTCAATCTGTTCTGGGAGCGGGCACCCGGGATGTTCCCGATCCCAGAAGTGGTTCCGCAGGGCGTGGAGGTACGGTTCTTTCGCCGCCCTCGTTTGGGGCGGTACGGCGATCCCGAGTCGGTCACAAAGGGCTTGTAGCTCGGCGAGGGTCCTGGTCACGGGCACGGTCCTCCGGTGAGTGGGTCTCCGTGCCTGGAAACCCTCGCGACCGGCGACCAACGATCGCAGTCAGGTAACGACGAATGTCACTCCGTCCACGAGCCGGGTGACGTTCGGGAAGTGGGTGTGAAACAGGTGCGGCTCGAAGGTGTGAATCGGGACGACGGTCTTTGCGTTCAGGGCAGTCACGAGTTCGACGAGGTCCGCGACGTAGATGTGTCCGCTGGCATGTGCCCGGATGAAGTCCCCTCCGCAGTCACTCACCTGTTGCTGCAGTTCCACCCAGTCGGGCTTCACCAGGTAGCCGGGCCAGTACCCGTACAGCACCCGTGCCCGGTTCGGGAGTTGACCGGCGAAGTCCAGGGCGGTCATGGACGGACGGAACGCCATCAGATGACGGTCCGGGGCGGCGAGAACCTCGGCCAGTTCGATCCGATCTGGCTCGAAAAGTTTGGTCAGATTGGCAATGTTCCGTCGGCGGAAGGCCTCGTTGTGGTAGACCCGGATGCCGGCTTCCCGTGTCGGTCGGGGCAACCGGGCCTCCCCGGCGACGAGGTGAAGGACGAAGGCAGTGTAGCCGTCGGCCACAAAGACTCGATCCGTCCGACGGGCCGCCCGGTAGAGGGTGACGACCCGATCCACATCCTGTGGGGAGAAGGTGGCGAGGACCAAGGCCGGAGCGGAGCGGATCAACTCCACCACCCGTTCTTCCAGGTCGAACTCGGTCGTTCCTTGCTCCTTCTCTCCGCCCAGGTGGGTCCCCTCCATGATCAGCAAATCTACGTTGCGAGGGCCGATCTGTTCGACCAGGGCCCGCATCATTCCCGGCTTGCGGCCATGCTGGCGAAGGTCGCCAGAGTAGAGGACGGACTTCCCCTCCGCCTCCAGCAGGAAGGCCACACACGAGAAGGTCGAGTGGTCCACCGCGAACGGTGTCACCGCGATGTCACCGACCCGAAATGAACGTCCCGGCACGATCTCCCGGTGTCGGTTTCGGTCCAGGGGCGGTCGCCCGGCAAACACGGAGCCCGCCAGCATCATCTTGCTGGTTCCCCGTGTCGCGTAGACCGGCACCTCCGGTCGGGAGTGGTGGATCAGGCCCGAGTGGTCGAGGTGAGCGTGACTGAGCAAGATCGCGGCCGGTGGCTCGGCACCCGTGGTGAACAGTCCCGACACCGGTGGGATCGTCCCATCGGCAATCAATCCTTCGCGAGTCGAGCGGAGGGCCTTGAGGGAGTCGAACGGTTCCCGGTTGGCATCGACCAGCGGCAGCCCGACGTCCAGGACGAGCCGGGTCGTCTCGGTCGCCAGTTCGACGCAGGAACCGCCGATCTCCCTGGAACCACGGTGGATGGTGAGTTTCATCCGACGGACTTCCCGGGATTGACAGCCCTGATCCTCGAACATTCGTCCCGGGCGACGCGATGGGCGACGATGGCAGGACAGAACACGGCCCCCATCAAACAGCCTCCCCGGCCAGACCACTTGCTCACTTTCGGAAGGCAAGTGCATTCCAGCCATTCACCGACGGATGCACCCACGCACCAGCCCGCGAAGCCACCGATAACAACGGCCATCGGCAGGACGAGCATCAAGCTGGCTGCACAGGCCAGGAACGAACGGCTACGCGATTGGTCGGGCTTCATCGTGTCGCGTCCTGTTCCGCCAGAAGTTCGGCGTCTCGACGAATTGCCGCGTCCCGGTCACTCCACGGAGGCTCGGGTGGGTCGATGGTGGACTGGCCGTAAACCAGGACTTCCACAGCCTGCCCGTTCACTTCCCGTTGTTCAAGTCGCGGCGGGCAGGATCGCCAGTAGGCATCGAGAAGATTGCGGACCTCGACCCCAAGGATCCCTCGTTCCCGGAGCTTCAACCCCGCCGGCCCAACATGGGAGGTCATGTATTCATCGATGAAAGCTGCCAGAAAATCGGATTCGGCCTGGGTCAACGGCATTTCCGTGTTCCTTATCGGCCGCCGGCTGTGATCATCCAGCCCTCGGCATCCTTGGTAACGTGGTAGTCGCTGCTCCTGGCCACGTCGCCGGAATCCTCTCGAAAGGTCAACGTGACGAGGAACTCGAAAGTGATGCCATCCTTTCGCGTGTTGCCGATCTCGTACCGGCCCAGCTGTTTCTTGGTGATCCAGTTCGTGTCGAAGAATGAGACTCCCGGATGGGCTTTCTCGAACTTCTCGATGGGATCACCAAACGCCCAGCTATCCAGGGCGGCCTTGAGAACGGCCCGTGCCTCGGCCTCGGACCCGGACGACTTGTTCTTGGCGGAATGGGTCGTGTTCTTGGTTTGCTGGGCCTTCTCCTCGCCCGGCTTCGACGACGGGCCTTTGCTGCACCCCGCCAGGATGCCACTGAACAGGACAAACACGACGCTGAGCGTTCGGACAGACATGAACTCCTCCAGAGACTAAAATCGTTTGCAAGGAAAGGTCGGCAGGATCGCTTCACCATTTGATGCCCAGGACCGACAGCACTACGCAGAGCACGATGCTCACCACGATGATGCCCCCGAAGAGCAGGTAGGCGACACCCTGGGCCTCAATCACCTTGTCGTACTCGCCACGGTGAATCCAGGAGCGGACGATCTCCCGGCCCAGGTCGTCACGCTTGGGATCATCAGACATCGGTGCTCTCCTTTTCCAAGAGGGGATAACAGAGGATCGGTCTGCGTGAGTATGGCCCAACTGGCGGGTCTGTCGTGCTGGTTACCCGGCCGACGCTGGGCAACCCGTGCGATAGGTCGCGACCACGCAGTTCAGCACCCCGCCGCGACAGGCGAGGTCCGTTGCATCGAGTGAAACAACGGAACAGTTCGGGAGACGGTCCCGAAGGATGGCGATTGCGGTTCGATCCGCCGCGAGGCCGAACTCGGGAACAACGATCAGGTTGCCCACGCGGAGGAAGTTCACCCAGTTCCCCACGGCCGATGGGATTCCCTCCGTCACGGTCGTGCTCACCGAGTAGGGGAATTTCACAACGTCCAGGCCGTGCCGGGCGAGAACGGCTGTGACTCGCTGGCCGTACCCCGGGTCAATGTCGGCGTAATCGTTGGTCACCACGGTCCGTTCGTCCAGGAACCGCACCAGCCCGTCCGAGTGCCCGATCGGGTCACCCGGCTCTTTCGGCAGGACGACACACGATCGTGCCCCCAGGAGTTGTGACAGTTTCTTCCGGATGTCCTCTCGACCCTGACCCGGGTTCTCGCGGTACACCTTGTCCGTGACAGCCACCACTGGCCCCGAAGAGACCAGATTGCCGCCGTCGATGATGAGATCGGAGCAATGACGGGCCTTGAGAAATGGCACCGCGTCGCAGACACTTTCTTCAGTCCGGAGGTGGTCATACCCCCGCAGGTAGTCCGGGGCGTAACGGAACGTGACGAACTCGTTTCCGACCTGGACCGGCAGAAAGTCACGGGCCCAAACATCCCGACAACCGCAAACGAGGTGGATGGTTGTTCCGTGCTCACGGAGAAGGCCGGACAGGCGTTTCCAGAGTTGAGGAAACTGTCCGGGGAGCAGGTCCGAGAACACGGCGGTGTCGGTCTCCCAGTCCGTGATCATGGCCCGCATTCGTGATCTGGTGAAAGAACCCGGTTCGTCGGGGAGCAGGGTGGGGTTCACACGTTATTGCCGACCGTGGGGGCTGATCCCGTTCGGGGCCCCTGGGTCGGCCGTTGTCCCTTCGCGGGACAGGCGTCTCCCCAACGAACCGGTCGAGCCATTGTGCCACGCGAGACTGCCAGCTTCAGGGACAGCCGTTTTCGGCCCGATCAGGAATGCGTGGAATTGGTCGCAATCGCCTGTCGGTGCTGATTGATGACTAGGTCCCGTAGTTCGACAGGCCGCACGACGCGAACTCGACCCGCCCATCCGAGTACCCAGCGGACGATCTCGTTGAGCCCATCGACCCGGAAGGTGAGCGTGACCGCTCCGTCCGGTTCGGGCTGGCTCTGCTGGGTGTGGTGCCAGTTGGTTTCCTGCACCACCGCGGCGGCGTCGGGAGAGAACAGCAGTTCGACGTCGTAGCTCACCTCGCCACGGTACACCGACCAGGCATTTGCGAAGTACGCCCGGAGGTCGAAGTCAGCGGGGATATCGGCCGGTCGGTCGAGTGTCTTCAACTCCCGGAACCGCAACATCCGGAAAGTGCGGGGCCGGTCTTCACTGTCCGGCCTGGCGATCAGGTACCACGCCTGCTTGACCAACGCTACCCGGTACGGATGCAAAGTCCACGTGACCGGCCCCGGTTCGTGTGGGGTGTGGTAAGTGCCCGCGAGCATGGTGCCGCCGAGCAGGGCATTCTGGGCCACCCGGATGGTCTCCCGCTGCCGATGGTCGCCAGCAATTTTGAGGTCCAGCACCTCCGTCAATCGGGCGGCGTCCTCCAGGACCCGGCGAACGGGCACAGCTGCGGTATCGACCAGCTTCCGCAGGGTCGCATCGGCGACAGGGCCAAGGAAGAGGGCGTCACTCCCGGCAATGGCAGCCGCGGTGCCCTGGCCGAGGGCTTCGTCGGTATCGAGGTGCAGGGTCGGGAAAGCGAAGTCGGATCGAACCTTGTAGGCGTTTTCCTCACGGGAGAAGTACAGCGGCACTCCGGCCAGTTCGAGAGTCTCCCGCATCCGGTGGAGGGTGCGGTCACTGCACTCCAGTTCCGCAGCCAGCGACTTCGGGTTCCACCGCCCCCGGCCCATTACCAGATTCAGGAACCGGAGCAGTCGGGCCAGGCGGTAGTTGTGCCTGAGTCGGCGGTCTGTCTCGGATGGCTTTTTCTCGGGCACGGTTGTCGTTTCCCTTCGAGGATCGGTACGGCTTCCGGGGCGTACGGAGCCCGCACCGTCGGGCCAGGCTGCTCACCGCATGAACGCTCCGTCCGAACTCGGCGGCCAGTGCGAACGGCCCCTCTGTCGGATACCGGTTCAGCAGGGCCAGTAACTCGGCGTTGGTCCACATCTGTCGGGACAAGGTCGGTCTCCGGGAAGTTCGCGTCGTCCATCCCCGGGGTTCATCGAGCCGATTTCACTCGGTCCCGGTTCGACCTGGCCCCCCGACCGTTTTCATCTCACCTACCCGCTGATCCTCCACCCAATCGCAGCACACCCGGCTGCCATCTGCGGGACAGTGGGGACGCAGACTCGTTACCCGTCGCGTTTCGCCGAACAGGTCCGCCGGTTCGGTCGGGTGCCGTGCTTGAAGGTCAGGTATTCGAGCAGGGCGTCGATGAGGTGCCGTTCGGGCCTGGTGTAGAAGCGATACCGGTCCTGCAGTACGTGGCGGATGTCGGCGTATCCGATTTCTCCAACGAACGGGAGCAGCGGCCAGG from Fimbriiglobus ruber includes the following:
- a CDS encoding RNA ligase family protein is translated as MTRTLAELQALCDRLGIAVPPQTRAAKEPYLHALRNHFWDREHPGCPLPEQIEPMLLGDWNDLTDAEAAAIEPDNSGWCLQEKHDGVRCLLHITETGVRLTGRTVSEVNFRLGEFQSNLPHLTTGFDDLIGTVLDGELFCPAAAIDTGDTTTTHALQAAVAILATSPENASAIQERHQCHLRFVAFDVLRFQGRDMTSRSLRDRLTVLEEAFLRTNNRHVSLAETHLAEKALAHELMLAEGKEGSVWKRLDGRYEPGRRVRHWLKRKRGLEIEAVVSGFKLGSAGRGNAHLVGAVEFSVADPGGNTRPIAWVSNWTDEERQRMTVNESGSPMLNPDYLGRKAVIAGHDIAGKSGRYRHAKLRAWVA
- a CDS encoding ISAs1 family transposase; translated protein: MPPCTLYEALATLPDPRSRHGRIHPLPAVMGLVALAMLSGRKSLAGISRFGRQHGAPLAHALGFRRGKTPTVSTLSRTLRRFDPQNREAALSRWVTGRCDPHAFEHIAIDGKTLRGSRQGDVPGHHLVAAYAPAVQAVLAQARVDAKTNEHKAALELLGILPVRGKVVTGDAMFCQRDLATQVIDSGGDYVLVAKDNQPALVTDIQAGFAFETAARSIAAATSP
- a CDS encoding agmatine deiminase family protein; protein product: MITDWETDTAVFSDLLPGQFPQLWKRLSGLLREHGTTIHLVCGCRDVWARDFLPVQVGNEFVTFRYAPDYLRGYDHLRTEESVCDAVPFLKARHCSDLIIDGGNLVSSGPVVAVTDKVYRENPGQGREDIRKKLSQLLGARSCVVLPKEPGDPIGHSDGLVRFLDERTVVTNDYADIDPGYGQRVTAVLARHGLDVVKFPYSVSTTVTEGIPSAVGNWVNFLRVGNLIVVPEFGLAADRTAIAILRDRLPNCSVVSLDATDLACRGGVLNCVVATYRTGCPASAG
- a CDS encoding MBL fold metallo-hydrolase, translating into MKLTIHRGSREIGGSCVELATETTRLVLDVGLPLVDANREPFDSLKALRSTREGLIADGTIPPVSGLFTTGAEPPAAILLSHAHLDHSGLIHHSRPEVPVYATRGTSKMMLAGSVFAGRPPLDRNRHREIVPGRSFRVGDIAVTPFAVDHSTFSCVAFLLEAEGKSVLYSGDLRQHGRKPGMMRALVEQIGPRNVDLLIMEGTHLGGEKEQGTTEFDLEERVVELIRSAPALVLATFSPQDVDRVVTLYRAARRTDRVFVADGYTAFVLHLVAGEARLPRPTREAGIRVYHNEAFRRRNIANLTKLFEPDRIELAEVLAAPDRHLMAFRPSMTALDFAGQLPNRARVLYGYWPGYLVKPDWVELQQQVSDCGGDFIRAHASGHIYVADLVELVTALNAKTVVPIHTFEPHLFHTHFPNVTRLVDGVTFVVT
- a CDS encoding site-specific integrase, whose protein sequence is MGIKPSLVQDRGDGIWLYTPSVHKTEHFDRDKVIVLGPQAQEVLRPWLDRDPESYCFVPAESVLWMRERRRKPGNRKAPKLPTGLNPRYTRHSYRLAVQRACEKAGVPVWSPNQLRHTRATQIRAAFGSIEAARAVLGHTDTRVTEIYAERDLGLAAKIMKEIG
- a CDS encoding recombinase family protein translates to MTATPRDLSPSPKVRPWHLDRGAIVYVRQSTPQQVADHQESTARQYALTDRASALGWTRERVTVIDDDLGKSGQSIEGRPGFQRLLAEVALDRIGLILGLEMSRRARSCKDGHQLLELCARFRVLLADADGVFDPTDHSDRLLLGLHGMMNEAELHVLKQRMHQGKLNKARRGELIVSVPVGYLKHPSGQVTLDPDEQAQGVVRLIFDEFDRQGTVHGILRHLIAHGIRLPVRSTAGGSGGPLQWRPPGRETIRQILRHPIYAGAYRYGHRPTDPRRQTAGHPKSGRNSGLAADECLVFLRDRFPAYISWERFEANQLRLAANRSRAGSPGAIRNGTALLAGVVRCGRCGKRMYVRYTRTGRPSYVCSTLRSDYGLPLCQSTPAADIETWVAEQVLSALQPAALDASLTAAAAVEEQRRQLVRHWEQRIERARYEADRAGRQYHACEPENRLVARTLEQRWDELLREVARLEAEFDRVRRTQPRVLGEADRDRVRQLAEHVPAVWRASTTTPADRRQIVRLLIDTVVVTVDPTGDRAAIRVEWSGGAVQQQTVHRPVQGYRQQRDWPQLSARLIALHEQNRTPAEIATILQEAGFRPPKRATGFTAGMVRRLVDDLGVRPRVSRVPDEAGPLTEGEWWLHELARHLGVSPYTLHGWRTKGWLHARQVGGRGGPWAVWAGGTEVDRLRALKECPRVWANRDRLAALRVPTVRA
- a CDS encoding helix-turn-helix domain-containing protein, whose translation is MAKQRRDADRRSRQCAKFARLIRIARLVMGNGRWGPDDLARELECSVRTVYRDVEVLTVAGIPIFFDKADQAYRVPGGFRFSGIEPQPVPAGAPASPAVHDLLCSARSLLGEAEAFVTRLRSLCAELESGRRETG